In one window of Deinococcus yavapaiensis KR-236 DNA:
- a CDS encoding NAD(P)-dependent oxidoreductase yields MTSKSPPASSFADHDSNVGFIGLGVMGQPMALNLARGGTRLVVWNRTPDRCAPLEAHGAFVAATPAEVFARARVVFVMLVDEGAIDAVLGRGTSSFGAFVEGRVLVVASSITPGYARALAADVEAHGGSYVEAPVSGSRVPAEQGALVGMLAGDEVIVEQIRPLFGLMCRKTVYCGNIGDALLMKLAVNQFLITMVTGLAEAAHFARRQGLDLQRFQAVVDAGPMASSVSRIKIAKIVERDFAVQAAISDVFKSASMIGDEARASGIAAPLIEVCRALFGETMALGATRDDMAAVVRALEARTSASEGGAEPSPSEASGARS; encoded by the coding sequence GTGACCTCGAAGTCGCCGCCCGCCTCGTCGTTCGCCGATCACGACTCGAACGTCGGTTTTATCGGCCTGGGCGTGATGGGTCAGCCCATGGCCCTCAACCTCGCGCGCGGCGGAACGAGGCTCGTCGTGTGGAACCGCACGCCCGACAGGTGCGCGCCTCTGGAGGCCCATGGCGCGTTCGTGGCGGCCACACCGGCCGAGGTCTTCGCCCGTGCGCGCGTCGTCTTCGTGATGCTCGTGGACGAAGGCGCCATCGACGCCGTCCTCGGTCGCGGCACTTCCTCCTTCGGTGCGTTCGTCGAGGGGCGCGTCCTCGTGGTGGCCAGTTCCATCACGCCCGGGTACGCCCGCGCGCTCGCGGCGGACGTCGAAGCGCACGGCGGGTCGTACGTCGAAGCGCCCGTCTCGGGCTCGAGGGTTCCGGCCGAGCAAGGCGCCCTCGTCGGCATGCTCGCCGGGGACGAGGTGATCGTGGAGCAGATTCGGCCGCTCTTCGGGTTGATGTGTCGCAAGACAGTCTACTGCGGGAACATCGGAGATGCGCTGCTGATGAAGCTCGCCGTGAACCAGTTCCTGATCACCATGGTGACGGGCTTGGCGGAAGCGGCGCACTTCGCGCGGCGGCAAGGCTTGGACTTGCAGCGATTTCAGGCGGTGGTGGACGCCGGTCCCATGGCGAGCAGCGTTTCGCGCATCAAAATCGCGAAGATCGTCGAGCGGGACTTCGCGGTGCAAGCCGCGATCAGCGACGTGTTCAAGAGCGCCAGCATGATCGGGGACGAGGCGCGCGCTTCCGGGATCGCCGCTCCCCTGATCGAGGTGTGCCGCGCCTTGTTCGGGGAGACGATGGCGCTCGGCGCGACGCGCGACGACATGGCCGCCGTCGTGCGCGCCCTCGAAGCTCGCACGAGCGCCTCGGAGGGCGGCGCCGAGCCGTCGCCCTCCGAGGCTTCAGGAGCGCGGAGCTGA